TTGGTCTTGTCCGCCGACACGCATTGCGGCGCGATCAGTGACGCCTGAAAATGGTTGATCGCCTGTCCGGTGCTGTCGCTCCACAGTTCGACATTGGCGCCATCGGGATAGGGATCGATCGCTTCGACATCCTGCGGCCTCAGCGTGGTCGCGGTGCTGAGCGACTGGAGCTGGAACGTGCCGGTCGCGTCGTTCCACTGGCCGAGCTTTGCAGTGAAATAGAGCGTCAGTTCGCGCGGCTGGGTTGCGGCCCAGTCCTTCAGGTCGCTGCGTGACTTGATCAGCCCCGCCTTGCCGCGTTCGCGATTGCCGAATTCGCCGGCCAGATCGTCGTTGAGTTCGATGCCGCGCGCACACGAGCGGATCGCGGTGTACCACACCCAGATCGGCTCAAAGGCTTCGGTGACGCGCGTATCGTTGGCCACCGCCCACAGGGTAAAGGGCACCGTGTTCAGCATATTCTGCCGCGATTTGAGGATCGTCTCCGCGTCGACCAGTTCGCCCGATCCGGAATAGACTTCGCGATCCCAGTCGGTCGGCATCCAGTTCGCCGGAACCACCAGTCCGGTAGGGTCCGGGGTCGAGGCCCGCTCCGCCGGCGCTGCGACGGCGGCTTCGGACGCCATCGCATGATTATCCTCCACGGCGTTGGCCGCGGGCGACGGACCGTCACCGCCACAGCCTGCCAGCAGCGCCACGGACGCCGCACCTGCACGTACCAGAATCATTGCCTTCTTCCTTTCCTCAGCGCGCGCGGAACCGGGCCGGGACCTGATCCGGCCGGCAAATCCGCATCGCGGGGCCGTCGTCGTGGATGGTGAGCGCGATCCGCCCGCCCGGCAGCTTGCGCAGTTCGATCTCGAGCGTCTCGATGAACAGCGATCCATCGCGGGCGCGCGTCACCCGGCCGACCGGCAGGACTTCGAGGCCCGTCGCATCGCCGTTACGGTCATAGCGCGGTACGCCGACGCGCTTTCCATCGTAGAAGAAGATGTCATGCGCCTCGGGGCACGGCGTCGCGACATCGACATAATAGCCCGGCGCGATGCCGAGCGGTCCGACCGGGGCGTGAAGCGGGGCGGCCTGTTGCGCGGCCGCCCCTCCCCCCATCGCCAGCAGGACAAGCGCGAGCGCGATGCGCATGGCTCAGCCCTTCGCCAAGGGATTGCGGATGATGCCGAAGCCAGCCGCGAGCAATGCCGCGCCCGCCAGCAGCAACAGCCACACGCCCATCCCGATCCCGACCGACGCCGACATCTGGCGCGCCATGAAATCAGGCACGGCGTCGATCGCCGCCGAGCGCATCAGGATCGGCAACAGGCCCGCAACGATCGCCGCGACTCCGGCCACAAGTGTTGCGGTGCGCAGCGCCTTGCCGCTCCACGCCGCCCAGATCAGCCACAAAGCAGCCAGCGGCGCGCCGAAGCGCAGCACCAGCAGCGTCTCCAGCGTCCCCAGTCCGCCGCCCCGGCCGCTCATCGCCGCGGCGCGGGACAGCGCGCCCATGCCGGTGCGGCTGTCGCCCAGCCCGAACAGCGACAGGCTGTCGAACGGGCTGGTGATCGCGGGCAGGAAGCAGGCGATCAGCACCACCACCGCCAGCGGCGTGGCCAGCGATCCGGTGAACATCGACTTGACCTTGTCGGCCTGTGGCGAGCCGGAGATGTCCCCCAGATCGACATTGATGTTGCCGAGTGCGGCAAGCACCGCACCGCCGACAGGATAGATTTCCTTCGCCTGTCCGTCCGCGCCTTCGAAATCGACGACCGTGCCGGTCGCGGGCGGCCGTTCGCCGCGCCAGTCGGCACGAGCGAACCGATAGCGCGAGCTGTCCTCTCCCGAGATCGCGCCAGTGCCGTCAGCTTCGCTGAAGCCCAGAATCTTGCCCTTCATCTTGACTATTCCTCGTCTGATCGGGGTGGCGGCCTCAGCCCGCCTTGCACTGTTCGCGGATCTGCGGGTTCACCACGTGCAGCGTCTCGCGCAACTCGGCGACCGCCGAGGAGATGGCGCGGCGATCGGTGGGATCGATCCCGGCTTCGCGCAACATCGCGCCGTTCACGGCCTCGCGATCCCGCGGGTCCGGACGCAACGGCCATTGCAGCGCCACGAAGGCAGGCTTGAGCTTTTCGGGCACCGCCTTGTCGAGCTTTTCGGCCACGCAGCCGCAATCCATGCCGCTATAGCCCGGCAGGCCGGTGCGCGGCGTGCCGTCCGACATCGGCTCGGTGCAGATCTCGCCCAATTGCTTCGCGAAGGTCGATTGGCCGCACCCCGATAGCGCCAGCGCACCGGCCAGCGCGGCTCCGGCGAGCAGCAGAGGGTGGCCCGAGACGCGCTGCTTAACGTGCTTTTTCATTACTTTACCCCTTCGCGATGCGAGGGTGCGGATCGTGTCGCGATCCTCCCTCTCCACGGCGTCGAGATGTAAAATTCCTGTCCCCTCAAAGTCTTGAAGCCATTATCAAGAAATTCTAAAGGTCGTTACGGGAGCGGCTTTATGCATAGTGACAGCGTATCGTCCCGTCGCCGGCGCAGGATCTGGCGTATCGGGGACGCCGAATTCGATGAAGCGGCGTGGATGCTGCGGATCGCGGGCCAGACGGTGCCGCTCGAAGCCAAGCCCCTCGAAGTGCTCCACGAACTGCTGCTGCGCGCAGGCGAAGTCGTGACCAAGGACGAGTTGCTCGACGCCGTATGGTCGGGCGTGACCGTGGTCGAGGGATCATTGCCGACTGCAATCTCGAAGATGCGTAAGGCGCTGGGCAAGTCGCGCGAGCATGTGATCGAAACGGTGCCGCGGGTCGGCTACCGGCTGGTCGGACCGGTGGCCGTCGAGACGGTGGAGACCCCGCTGGCGCCGCGCTTCGCGTTCGAGCCGGGCGACACCGTACCCGGCCGGGCCCAGTGGCAGCTCGAACGGGCGCTCGGCGACGCCGGGACCGCCGATGTCTGGTCGGCAAAGCACATCAAGACGAACGAACGCCGCGTATTCAAATTCGCCGATGCTCCGGACCGGTTGCGCAGCCTGAAGCGCGAAGCGGCCTTGTCGCGCCTGATGTTCGCCGGGCTGGGACCCGCGGCCCCCGCGCCGGCATTGCTCGAATGGAATTTCGACGCTTCGCCCTATTTCCTCGAATATGCCTATGGCGGGCACGATCTGATCGCATGGGCGGCCGAAGCGGGCGGTCTTGCGGCGATCCCGATCGAACGCCGCCTCGCGGTCGCGGCGATGATCGCGCGCGCGGTCGCCAGCGTTCACGATCTGGGCGTGCTTCATAAGGATCTGAAGCCCGCCAACATCCTGATCGCCGATAGCGATGGCGGACCGGTGGTGAAGCTCGCCGATTTCGGCAGCGGCCGCCTGCTCGACGGCGCGTCACTCCACGCCTTTCGCATCACCGATCCGGGTTCGCTCGACACCGCGCTGGGCGAGAATGAGCCGCGATCGGGCACCTATGCCTATCAGGCGCCCGAACTGGTCGGCGATGCAATGCCGACGGTGAAGAGCGACGTCTATGCGCTGGGCCTGATCCTGTTCCAGCTGGCCAGCGGCGACTTCGCGGCGGCGCTGGCGCCGGGATGGGAAAGCAAGCTCGCCGATCCGCTGTTGCGCGAGGACATCAGCCTGGCCAGCGATGGCGTTCCCGAACGCCGCATCGCCAGCGCCAGCGAACTCGCCGACCGCATCGAACGGATCGACGCACGGCGCGCGGAAGCGGCGCTTGCGGCCGAACAGGCGCAGTGGCTGGCCGAGCACAAGCGCATCGACGAACGCCGCCGCGCCCGCCTGCCATGGGTCCGCGCCGCCGTCGCCAGTATGGCGATCGGGCTGATCGCCTCGTCCTCGCTGGCAGTCTATGCCTGGACCCAGCGCAACCATGCGATCGCCGCACAGGGTCAGGCCGATGCGGGTTATGATTTCATCGCGCAGGATGTGCTGGGCAGTCCCGATCCGGCGAAGTCGAGCGCGGGCGAAACCGTGCTCGAGGCGATCAAGCGCGCCAGCCTGAGCATCGACCAGCGCTTCGCCGCGTCCCCCGCCGTGGCCGCGCGCCTGCATCTGTCGGTCGCGCGCGCCTTCGCCCAGCGATCGGATCTCGATGCCGCGCGAGGCGAGTTCGCGAAGGCCGACCAATGGTTCGTCAAAGCAGGCGAAGGCGATAGCGAGGATGCCGTGCTGGGCCGGATCGAGACGATCCATCTCGAAGCGACTTCCGGCCAACCCGACCGGCTGGCGGAAGCTGGCAAGATGATCGAGCGGGAGCGCAAGCGGCTCGGCGAGCGCGCCGAACGCGGCAAGATCGGTTTCTCGCTGGCGCAGTCCGAGGGCGCCTATGGCTATATGACCGATCTCGCGGTGGCCGAGCGCGCTTTCGGCAATGCTGTGAAAATCGGCGAAGCAGCAGGTTCCGGGGTGGCGCCTGCGCAATTGCTGAAGGCGCGGTCGTCGCGAGTGCTGACCCTGATGCGGCTGGGCCGCGTCGCGGAAGCCGAACCGCTGGCTCGCGCAATCGTCGCGGAATCGGTCCGTTTGCGCGGCGCGCAGCATCCCGATACGATGGTGACGCGTCAGCATTGGCTCACCAGCCTGTCTATGCTCGGCAGGTACAAAGAAGTACTCGACGGCAGCGCGCCGCTCATTGCGGCGATGCAGATGCAGCTCGGCCCCGCCCACCGCCTGACGCTGG
The sequence above is drawn from the Sphingomonas sp. G-3-2-10 genome and encodes:
- a CDS encoding winged helix-turn-helix domain-containing protein, whose product is MHSDSVSSRRRRRIWRIGDAEFDEAAWMLRIAGQTVPLEAKPLEVLHELLLRAGEVVTKDELLDAVWSGVTVVEGSLPTAISKMRKALGKSREHVIETVPRVGYRLVGPVAVETVETPLAPRFAFEPGDTVPGRAQWQLERALGDAGTADVWSAKHIKTNERRVFKFADAPDRLRSLKREAALSRLMFAGLGPAAPAPALLEWNFDASPYFLEYAYGGHDLIAWAAEAGGLAAIPIERRLAVAAMIARAVASVHDLGVLHKDLKPANILIADSDGGPVVKLADFGSGRLLDGASLHAFRITDPGSLDTALGENEPRSGTYAYQAPELVGDAMPTVKSDVYALGLILFQLASGDFAAALAPGWESKLADPLLREDISLASDGVPERRIASASELADRIERIDARRAEAALAAEQAQWLAEHKRIDERRRARLPWVRAAVASMAIGLIASSSLAVYAWTQRNHAIAAQGQADAGYDFIAQDVLGSPDPAKSSAGETVLEAIKRASLSIDQRFAASPAVAARLHLSVARAFAQRSDLDAARGEFAKADQWFVKAGEGDSEDAVLGRIETIHLEATSGQPDRLAEAGKMIERERKRLGERAERGKIGFSLAQSEGAYGYMTDLAVAERAFGNAVKIGEAAGSGVAPAQLLKARSSRVLTLMRLGRVAEAEPLARAIVAESVRLRGAQHPDTMVTRQHWLTSLSMLGRYKEVLDGSAPLIAAMQMQLGPAHRLTLAMHSTRFESFSALGRYDEAAREAKSVWDGAAAQGGPASHQALVGQIDYAASLCQTARRAEGMAIAQKALGSVRGAFGSAYPLTHAIAYYTAECLIANRRYPEARELLESVDAKKVTELTGQLNFSAMLHLAQAESALGMGDRKQAEGLLSATLKDVGVSGDAQTTRRAQALRRRLSTGK